Genomic window (Peromyscus maniculatus bairdii isolate BWxNUB_F1_BW_parent chromosome 10, HU_Pman_BW_mat_3.1, whole genome shotgun sequence):
AAGTAAAATTCAGCTTAGACGTGGGTCATGAAAGCCACTGCAGCCAGGGCTGTGCGCTGGCCGTGTGTGCACTTACAACAGCCCGGGCGGCCTAGGAGGGAACCAAATTCTGATGGGAATTGTCCTATAAGTTTAGATCTACATTCTAGAGACCCCCCCACCAGGCAATCAGTACGCACTGGCACAAAGCCTTACCTTCCTGTGCCCTTCTTTGGCAAGCTGTCGTTGCCTGGCAGAACTTATTTTTAGTGGTGGTCATTTGTAGCCATGTGAAAACCTTTCCCACGGCTGATTTTGGATAAGCGGCtcatctgttttcttctgtttctgaagGCCAGCCTCATGTTTTCAGCTGGAAATCGGGAATTCAGAGTAATATTTGTTGACCTCTCACTCTGAAGCTCACCAATTAAAATAAGAGGCAAAATGAAGCACCCACCCTTCCCCCAGGCCGATTGTAAGAGTTCAGGCTTTGAGAGCTATTTAGGTAGCCAGCAAAGAAACCAAGTCTTTAGGGGACTTGGATTGTGGGCttttaagaaagttttttttaaagtgtgtatagtgtgtgttgGAGCAGGGGGAGCTCATGTGTCTTTGAAGAGATTTCTCTCCCCTCAAGTTCACCCCAACTCGACTCAGTCATGCTTGGTATTCCTGACACTGAACACGCTGCCTTCCAGAACTGGCCCCTGCCCTGCGCTCTCTTCCAGGGAGTACAGGTGTACACTCAGGTGCAGGGTAGCATGCAGTCCTTTGTCCTACACCAGCCACAGTGTGTGTGGCTGGGCCTCCTGCTAAGCGCCTGCCCTAACCCCtggacagcattttttttttttttaaatgacaggaGCCAAGTGACTTAACTTTGGATCCCTGCCAACTTGGTCTGGCCTGTGGGAGACTTCGAAGCTTGCCAGTTCATTCTCTTTCATGCTGGGCACCGAGATTCCCGAGTGTTTTGGTTGTTGGCTCTACATGTATGCTCTTAGAGCAGTGTTGGGAAGGTGTACTTGATTTCTACAGAACTTGAACCACAGATAGAAACGAAGACAACAGCCATCGATGATAGCAGTTTTCCTCGGTGAGCCACCTAATGTTGCTACACTTTCCTCTCTTAGAGCAGCTTCAAGAAAGCAATGGCCATTTGCTTTCCGAGACCAAAGATCCTGGTGACCTGCACGGAGCACAGAGACTGCAGAATGCTGGAGCAGACTGGGGCAATGCCAGAGAGTATGTTCCTGCTGGAAAGATTCCAGACACACACTCCAGGGCCAGCCCAGAAGTGTCAAGGAACCAAAGCCCGGAAGTTCATGGAGGAGGACGGAGACCCTGCAAAGGACAAGAAACAGCTGGGGGCGTGGTGGAGAAACTGCCCTCCTGCAGCCTGCTCGGGGACATAGCTAAAGCAGCCGGCCTTGCGCAGGCCAGTCAGGACCCAGCAGGCCACGAGGACTGGGAAGTGGTGTCTCGGCACTCATCTTGGGGGGATGTTGGTTTGGGTGGCAGTCTTGAGGGCCTAAGGCAGGGGATGGATGATGGCAGAGGCACTCTTGTGGGAGGAAGCGGCTGGGGAGCAGATGGGAAGGCGGTGTCTCTGGAGCCTCAGGAGGTCAGCATCCAGTTCCAGGTGCACTACACCACGAGCACCGATGTGCAGTTCATTGCGGTAACTGGAGACCATGAGAATCTTGGGGGATGGACCACGTACATCCCTCTCCACTACTGTAAGGACGGGCTGTGGTCTCATTCCGTCTTCCTGCCTGCAGACACGGTGGTGGAATGGAAGTTTGTGTTGGTGGAGAACAGGGAGGTCACTCGCTGGGAAGAATGCAGCAACAGACTCCTGCAGACTGGCCACGAGGATAAAGTGGTTCACGGGTGGTGGGGCATCCACTGACTCCCTCTGCAAAGCGTCCGCGAGGCAGCCACAGAACGTGGAAGAGGCTGAGGCTGTAGAGCACACTACGTAATTTAAAGGCAGTGTGATTCCATTTGTAGCCATAAGAGCTGCTAGTGTGGCTTTTGTCCAAAATGTAGGAAGACGTATGCATGCAGATAGTGAGTGCTTGCTGTGAGCCGGGACTTTCCCCTTGTTGCCTTGACTGGTTTGTGCTGACACATCATTACTTGAGGGATTGCTCGTCCCTGGGTAGTTGGTTTGGCTAAGACTGAGGTATGGACTCTGGGCAAGGAGAAACTACCCAGCTGCACACGTACAAGACAGAGCCCGTAGGAGCTCTTAGAACAGGGAGGCGTCAGCAAGCCTCATCGAATCCAGCTAAGCAACGATGTTTACATTAATGATGACACCGTGTGGAACTGTGACCAGTCAGGACCTGAGTGACGCTGGAAGACTCCCCATCAGTTTTTGTTCCATGTTAAGTGCCGAGGGCGGGTGTGGAGTCAGCAGGCATGTCTTTGTCTTGACGCTTTAAAGTCTGAGCTAGTCATCTAGGAAGTGGAGCATGAGGGTTGGGTGTGAGGCGGTGAGGTGGCCTGAAGGGGACACATTACTTCTTTGAGGACTGGGGGTTAGAGGTCGAGTCTGGCTCCAGCAAAGGGTGCGTGCATCCTTTACCCACAGTGCCCTTTCAGACCATCTCTGTTCGACTTCCCCGCCCTGGTCCTACCAGGTCTCACAGGTGGGCCGCCCTAGAGAGGGTTCCCCCATCACCTCTTCACTCGTCTCCTCATCAGTGAGGAAAGTCTACACAGGACCATGATACAGAAGAATAGCCTTGCTCTGAGAAGAAATAATTACTAAGCTTTAAGTTATAACTGGATAATAAATCCTGAGTTGTAATATCCTTATTAAATGTCTGAATTATTTGTTTCAATGTTAGCACCATAACCTAGAAATAAAATAAGGGTCTGATATTTTACATACAGAGAAAAGCAAACATCAATTGTTACAGCAGATGAAATTTGgagtctgttttcctttttggagaaagttctcaatatttttttaaaactttgcttAGAAGGGAATTCAGCATGCTGGTATTTAAAGATGAaatgtttttgaggcagggttgctTATAGCCCAGGCTTACCaaaaaattcactatgtagccaaggatgcccttgaaactgtcctcctgcctccacgtctcgggtgctgggattgcagacacatgccaccacagCCAGTTTTGTGCAGTGCCAGGCAAATCATTCtatgctgagctacatcccagttcTTTGTTATCACTTTGAGACAGGATAGCCcgaactggcctggaacttcatctgtagctaaggatgaccttcaacCCCTGATGTCCCCacttctaccttccaagtgctcggataaaattgtttttatgtgtttaaacAGAACGATATCTATTGGAAGAACAGTATTCAATTCTGGCTAAGACGGTTTGCTGACAAAAACACAGGTTCACTGAAAGCAGCATCAGTCAGTGCTTAGCAGGCTGTTTGCACGCTTTGGGCTCCCAGCTCTTTGGGATAAAATTCAGACATTCTGCTATGTATCTCATAGTGAGGTCTGCAGAAGGCACTGGCCATTGCTTCACAATGTTCAAGTATACCCCTAAGAAGTAAAGCAATTTAAACAAAAGTCTCTAGAATTCCTGATGAAATAaaagttcatctttttttttaagatttattaatttattatgtatacagtgttctgtctgcatgtgtccctgcaggccagaagagggcaccagatctcggttgtgagccactatgtggttgctgggaattgaactcaggacctctggaagagcagtcagtgctcttaaccactgagccatctctccagccctaaaagtTCATCTTTCATTGAAGCCAACTGACTTAGGAAACAGATTATGcgatgtatatatacacacattattaataattaaatatacatcGATTTTGCCATCCTTTGAAGTTGGATGTGCTTAGAGTGCTAGCTGTCATTGCGAGAGCATGTCACTGACTGCTGGGTCAGGGCTCCTGCTGGCACCAGGGAAGAAGGTAGgaaacccccccacacacacacacacacttgcccttCTCTCCATCTGCAGTAGCTCACCTGGGCAGCAGCTGCCCTCCTTGTAGAGCCCAGACCCCCTTCTGCCCTGTGGTACCACCATCCTAACGGCCCTCTCCATCTTCTGCATCAGGCCTGTGGGGGGGAAATAACTTGAGGGACACCCACACATGCAGTATTAACACCTGGACCTGAAGTAGCACACGGTTCTCTGGTCATGTTCCTTTCCACCTGTGAGAACTGGTCAGGCGATCACCCCCATAGGTGAGGGACACGGGGCTGCAACACGGCCTCCAGCCAGGCAGCTGTGTTCCATGACACCTGTGTACCCGGGAGTGGAAGACGACATTCTGTGGACAGCTGGCCCCTGCCACATTGTCTCTCATGTTTTGGCCCCAGCGAAACACGTGACTTACGCGTCTGTTGTCCATGTCCCATTATATTCGGTTTGCATTCAAATATGCCCCAGtttattaaaatttcatgaaGTTCAATCTAGAACTTACCTATTCATTTGTTAAAGAGTAACCAAGTAttgtctttctttagttttatgtAAGGAGAGAGATTTCTAAAAGTTTTGTTGATTACTGATATCGACAGaacagtgaattcaaggtcacccaAGAAGGCTGGTGTTTGTCCAGCACGATGGAGTTTGTCCTGGTCTTGGCACTGCGCCCCTTTACACCATAtgaacactctttttttttcctcttcaggaATTtgtttaaactgaaaaaaaaaaatggctctacTATCTCAGAAccagtaaaataatttaaaacaattataCCAAAGTGCTAGAATTAGCATAAATTAATACATTATAATATATGAATACTCTCAAATCTAGCTGGTAGTGTTCAAAGTTTTACTGTGAGAGCATTCAAGAAGTTTATTTCAAAATAGAGTTTACAGGACAGGgtatcttttattaaattttcacataaaaagaaaaagtccacaGGGCACTAATTATAAGTAACATCACAATTAATCGGGTGTTAGCCCTCTGTAGAGAGCGGGCAAGCAATGTGTCATTTTAGTAACATTTTTTCCTGGTCTTTCACTTTCTGAATTCTCTTTTCTTGATTTCTGATCATTGAAGACATTGCtgaaaatatcaataaaacacAGTTAGATTGGAGAGTCGTCGCTGGTTTTAAGCCCCTCCACACTTGTCTTAAAGGATGAGCCTTTAGCATGCAGACCAGCCTCACTCGGAGCCCAGGGGTGTGTAAGTAAGACTTCAGTGCACTGCACTTTTGTAAAGGCCGCCCTGACGGCAAGCTTACAGCCTCCCTaagcaggaggagacagaagaagcagaatgcCAGCGCCTCCAGAGGGGAGCAGAGGAAAGCCTCCTGACCTCCCACCTCGGGGGTCAGCAGTCATTACTGTAAATAGTGTGGGAGATTTCTCTTGTGGAAACGTGTGTATGGTTTTGGCTTTTGGTTGTGCTGAGATTGAAGCCAcggtcttgcacatgctaggtaatACCTTAACAACAAGCTGTCCCTACAGCCCTATACTTTAAATGTTGCTAAATTCTGCCCAAATCCTCCAAACTATTTGTTCAGAACTCAAGAGCCGCCCTACTGGTCACTAGTCCAAGGTACTGTTTCTGTTAAACAAATGCCAGCATCTCCCGACTAGATGATTCTAGAAGGACATGAGTAGGATGACCTCAGAAATATAAATCAAAGTGTGGGGGAAAGGTGGGACAAAAAAGCTCCCCCCCAAACctacattcctttaaaaaaacgcACAATAATACGGGCAGCACCAACTGTATTTGGtaggttttttaaaaagacacaaagttgggtgagtggggagggaagggtggtCCCGGTAGGGAAAGGAATGAGGTCAAAATAAactgtatgaaattcttgaactatgtttttaaaaagactcaaTAATCTAAACAGAAATGTGTTCGTGCTGTTTAGGGGACCTGGGATTTCACTCCACAGCGATGTGAGTTGACTCGGTGTGTTAGGAATTGCGGGGATCAAGTCCCAGCTCTACTGTTCACTAGGAGACACAGGGCTGACTGTGTTGTCTTGTGCTCTCATTGTTATGACAACAATAACAGCTCCCACACTCCGTGCCATCATGAAGGCCCCATGAGGACAAGAGCAGCACTGAATTTAGGGGCTGCACACAGGTGCAAGCAGAGCCCATTATTATTACTATGCTTACATTTGTTGTATGAATGTCTGCTGTTACAAAATAtttagtgcgtgtgtgtgtgcgcgtgcgtgtgtatgtatgtgtatatatatctttttgtgaatcccccccccccctagttctgaggactgaacccagggcttttgttagctaggcaagcgctctatcactgagctaaacccccaggCCTGAGACCTCTCTGTACGGTACCTTGGTTCTTCAGCTGTAAATCTTCTACCAGGGTTTGCAAACTTTCCAGTCTGTTCTGCAGTTTTCGGCAAGTTTTTCCTGTTGTTTCTAGTGACGGAGACTGTGAATCTATTAGAAAATTGCTTAGATGTGATATTAAAAGTCTATTCAATATTGCTTTTAGAAATCTTCAAATTATGTGTTAAACAACTTTTCCTAAGAAAATATTGAAAcgttatttgaaaatgaaaaaattcccATTTAAACACAGCAACACTAgcttatttggttttgtttaaaatCAATTCGATTTACTATTTTTCAACTCCATAGTGTTAAACAGGACCCACGAGAAGAATACTTCAAGTTAGTGACACTTTGTCCAGTGGTCATTTTCACACAAACCTGAGGAGTTCCTAACTGGGGCGTGCGGCGCAGGATCTAATTCAGACCCTGGCCCACTTTCCCATGTAGGGCTGTCACCTGAGTGGAGGCTGGCACAGCATGGCGACCCTAGGACGTGTGGCGGTAACTGATGAGGCCCGAGAGGCATGAAAGCTGTCTTTAGTAAGTGTGTAAGTTCTGTCCATTTCTCAAAGTACTTAGTTAGCAAATGGAAGAGGTGAATTTTGATCTTAGCCCCCGACTAGatgaataattttga
Coding sequences:
- the Stbd1 gene encoding starch-binding domain-containing protein 1; the protein is MGAVWSALLVGGGLAGALLLWLLRGDLGAPGKDGGAKPQKDVSPGEAAAPGGGPGGGGGGGGLSPGPSERVLVSKPEQLQESNGHLLSETKDPGDLHGAQRLQNAGADWGNAREYVPAGKIPDTHSRASPEVSRNQSPEVHGGGRRPCKGQETAGGVVEKLPSCSLLGDIAKAAGLAQASQDPAGHEDWEVVSRHSSWGDVGLGGSLEGLRQGMDDGRGTLVGGSGWGADGKAVSLEPQEVSIQFQVHYTTSTDVQFIAVTGDHENLGGWTTYIPLHYCKDGLWSHSVFLPADTVVEWKFVLVENREVTRWEECSNRLLQTGHEDKVVHGWWGIH